The Klebsiella sp. RHBSTW-00484 genome includes a window with the following:
- the rfaH gene encoding transcription/translation regulatory transformer protein RfaH, with protein sequence MQAWYLLYCKRGQLERAQEHLERQAVNCLMPTIELEKIVRGKRTTVSEPLFPNYLFIEFDPEIIHTTTINATRGVNSFVRFGALPAIVPSAVIHQLSIYKPEGITDPETPHEGDNVLITDGAFEGLQAIFTEPDGEARSMLLLNLLNKQVLQSVKNTDFYKI encoded by the coding sequence ATGCAAGCCTGGTATTTACTTTATTGCAAACGTGGGCAGCTTGAACGCGCCCAGGAACATCTCGAACGGCAGGCCGTCAATTGCCTGATGCCAACGATCGAACTGGAAAAAATTGTCCGCGGTAAACGCACGACGGTCAGCGAACCCCTGTTCCCAAACTATCTGTTTATCGAGTTTGATCCAGAAATTATTCATACCACCACCATCAACGCGACTCGCGGTGTGAACAGCTTTGTGCGTTTTGGCGCACTGCCCGCTATCGTGCCGTCCGCCGTCATTCATCAGCTCTCCATCTACAAGCCGGAAGGCATTACCGATCCGGAAACGCCTCATGAAGGCGATAACGTGCTGATTACTGATGGTGCCTTTGAAGGTCTACAGGCAATCTTTACCGAACCGGACGGAGAAGCCCGTTCTATGCTACTGCTAAATCTGCTTAACAAGCAGGTATTGCAGAGCGTCAAAAATACGGACTTTTATAAAATCTGA
- the tatD gene encoding 3'-5' ssDNA/RNA exonuclease TatD: MGVVMFDIGVNLTSSQFSRDRDEVVSRAQAAGVTGMLLTGTNLHESAQAQQMARRYSGCWSTAGVHPHDSSTWTESVAAAVFALAREQEVVAIGECGLDFNRNFSTPQEQEAAFSAQLALAAELSMPVFLHCRDAHERFLALLTPWLDKLPGAVVHCFTGTREEMRECVDRGLSIGITGWVCDERRGMELRELLVDIPVDRLLVETDAPYLLPRDMRPKPSSRRNEPAYLPHILASIAGWRGEDAKWLEEVTDANVRRLFGVRF; this comes from the coding sequence ATGGGAGTAGTGATGTTTGATATTGGCGTAAATCTGACCAGCTCGCAGTTTTCTCGCGATCGCGATGAGGTTGTTTCCCGCGCGCAGGCGGCAGGAGTCACTGGCATGCTGCTGACGGGAACGAACCTGCATGAAAGCGCGCAGGCGCAGCAGATGGCGCGCCGCTACTCTGGCTGCTGGTCAACCGCCGGGGTTCATCCACACGACAGTAGCACCTGGACGGAATCCGTCGCGGCGGCAGTCTTTGCGTTGGCCCGCGAGCAGGAAGTCGTCGCGATTGGTGAATGCGGACTGGATTTTAACCGTAACTTTTCTACGCCGCAGGAGCAGGAAGCGGCGTTTAGTGCTCAACTGGCGCTGGCTGCGGAGCTGTCGATGCCGGTGTTTTTGCACTGCCGCGATGCGCACGAGCGTTTCCTGGCCCTGCTGACGCCTTGGCTCGATAAGCTCCCGGGGGCAGTGGTGCATTGCTTTACCGGTACGCGCGAAGAGATGCGTGAATGTGTGGATAGAGGTTTATCCATTGGTATCACCGGCTGGGTGTGCGATGAGCGTCGAGGGATGGAACTGCGAGAGTTGCTGGTTGATATTCCGGTCGACCGTCTGCTGGTTGAGACCGATGCGCCTTATCTACTGCCGCGCGATATGCGCCCGAAACCGTCTTCCCGCCGGAATGAACCTGCTTATTTGCCGCATATTTTGGCGAGTATCGCAGGGTGGCGTGGGGAAGACGCGAAGTGGCTGGAAGAAGTCACCGATGCTAACGTCAGAAGACTCTTTGGCGTGCGCTTTTAA
- the tatC gene encoding Sec-independent protein translocase subunit TatC: MGVDDTQPLITHLIELRKRLINSILAILVIFLALVYFANDIYQLVSAPLIRQMPVGATMIATDVASPFFTPIKLTFMVSIILSVPVILYQVWAFVAPALYKHERRLVMPLLVSSTLLFYIGMAFAYFVVFPLAFGFLTHAAPEGVQVSTDIRSYLDFVMALFIAFGVSFEVPVAIVLLCWMGVTTPDDLRKKRPYVLVGAFVVGMLLTPPDVFSQTLLAIPMYCLFEVGVFFARFYTGKRMTRDEDAAAEEAQGKEE, encoded by the coding sequence ATGGGCGTAGACGATACACAACCGCTAATTACGCATCTGATTGAGCTGCGTAAACGCTTGATCAACAGCATTCTCGCGATTCTGGTGATTTTCCTGGCGTTGGTTTATTTCGCCAACGATATCTATCAGTTGGTTTCTGCGCCGCTTATTCGGCAGATGCCGGTCGGCGCAACGATGATCGCCACGGACGTGGCCTCGCCTTTCTTCACGCCGATCAAGCTGACCTTTATGGTGTCGATCATTTTGTCGGTGCCGGTCATTTTGTACCAGGTCTGGGCCTTTGTGGCGCCTGCGCTGTATAAGCATGAACGTCGGTTGGTGATGCCGCTGCTGGTCTCCAGCACGCTGCTGTTTTACATCGGTATGGCTTTTGCTTACTTCGTTGTGTTCCCGCTGGCGTTTGGCTTCCTGACGCACGCCGCGCCGGAAGGGGTACAGGTTTCAACCGATATCCGCAGTTATCTCGATTTTGTCATGGCGTTATTTATCGCTTTTGGCGTCTCGTTCGAAGTGCCGGTGGCCATCGTGTTGCTGTGCTGGATGGGGGTAACAACCCCGGACGATCTGCGTAAGAAAAGGCCCTACGTGCTGGTTGGCGCATTCGTCGTTGGGATGTTGCTGACACCGCCGGATGTCTTCTCGCAAACGCTATTGGCGATCCCGATGTACTGTCTATTCGAAGTCGGGGTTTTCTTCGCGCGATTCTATACAGGCAAGCGCATGACGCGTGATGAAGATGCCGCCGCCGAAGAGGCGCAGGGCAAAGAAGAATAA
- the tatB gene encoding Sec-independent protein translocase protein TatB: protein MFDIGFSELLLVFVIGLIVLGPQRLPVAVKTVVSWIRTLRSLAATVQNEITQELKLQEFQESLKKVEKASLDNLTPELKASMDELREAAESMKRSYTANDPEKASDEANTIHNPVVQGSEEQRKDITPATAEHQASAPEHVPESVAEEPLVSQVELPSAKEKVAVTASDSSPASSDKQ from the coding sequence GTGTTCGATATCGGTTTTAGTGAACTACTGCTGGTGTTCGTGATTGGCCTCATCGTCTTGGGGCCACAGCGACTGCCTGTCGCGGTAAAAACGGTAGTCAGTTGGATCCGCACGTTGCGGTCTCTGGCGGCTACCGTGCAAAATGAAATAACCCAGGAATTAAAGCTGCAGGAGTTCCAGGAAAGCCTGAAGAAAGTGGAAAAGGCCAGCCTGGATAATCTGACCCCTGAGCTAAAGGCATCGATGGACGAACTACGCGAAGCGGCTGAATCCATGAAGCGCTCCTACACCGCCAACGATCCTGAAAAAGCCAGCGACGAAGCCAACACGATTCATAACCCGGTAGTGCAGGGTAGTGAAGAGCAGCGCAAAGACATCACGCCAGCGACGGCTGAACATCAGGCCAGCGCGCCAGAGCACGTCCCTGAAAGCGTTGCTGAAGAACCCCTTGTTTCGCAGGTAGAACTTCCGTCTGCGAAAGAGAAAGTCGCCGTGACAGCTTCCGATTCCTCCCCCGCATCGAGTGATAAACAGTAA
- the tatA gene encoding Sec-independent protein translocase subunit TatA, translated as MGGISIWQLLIVVVIVVLLFGTKKLSSLGSDLGASIKGFKKAMSDEDKPEKSAPDADFAAKTLAEKPDEAKKDETKRHDKEQV; from the coding sequence ATGGGTGGTATCAGTATTTGGCAGTTACTCATTGTTGTCGTCATCGTGGTTCTGCTTTTCGGGACAAAAAAGCTGAGCTCGCTCGGTTCGGATTTAGGCGCGTCGATCAAAGGCTTTAAAAAGGCCATGAGCGACGAAGATAAACCGGAGAAATCCGCGCCTGATGCCGATTTTGCGGCGAAAACCCTCGCTGAAAAACCGGATGAAGCAAAGAAAGACGAGACCAAACGCCACGACAAAGAGCAGGTGTAA
- the ubiB gene encoding ubiquinone biosynthesis regulatory protein kinase UbiB — translation MTPGELRRLYFIIRTFLSYGLDELIPKMRITLPLRIWRRMLFWMPNRHKEKPLGERLRLALQELGPVWIKFGQMLSTRRDLFPPQIADQLAMLQDRVAPFDGLQAKKQIEQAMGGLPVEAWFDDFSIEPLASASIAQVHTARLKENGKEVVIKVIRPDIVPVIKADMKLIYRLARWVPRLLPDGRRLRPQEVVREYEKTLLDELNLLRESANAIQLRRNFEDSPMLYVPEVYSDYCSEGMMVMERIYGIPVSDVVALEAQNTNMKLLAERGVQVFFTQVFRDSFFHADMHPGNIFVSYEHPEDPQYIGIDCGIVGSLNKEDKRYLAENFIAFFNRDYRKVAELHVDSGWVPADTNVEEFEFAIRTVCEPIFEKPLAEISFGHVLLNLFNTARRFNMEVQPQLVLLQKTLLYVEGVGRQLYPQLDLWKTAKPFLESWIKDQVGIPALVRAFKEKAPFWIERMPEIPELVYQSLQQSKQLQNSVDTIVRDIRVRHVRQGQSRYLFGIGAVLLLSGTLLFIHRPEWGMMPGWLMAAGVVTWLIGWRKTN, via the coding sequence ATGACGCCAGGAGAACTACGGCGCCTGTATTTCATCATCCGCACCTTTTTGAGCTACGGGCTTGATGAGCTCATCCCCAAAATGCGCATCACGCTGCCGCTGCGAATCTGGCGACGTATGCTGTTCTGGATGCCAAACCGCCACAAAGAAAAACCTCTCGGCGAGCGCTTGCGTCTGGCGTTGCAGGAGCTGGGACCGGTGTGGATTAAGTTTGGTCAGATGCTCTCAACTCGTCGCGACCTGTTTCCGCCGCAAATCGCCGATCAGCTTGCTATGTTGCAGGATCGCGTCGCGCCGTTTGACGGCCTGCAGGCCAAAAAGCAAATTGAGCAAGCGATGGGCGGCCTGCCGGTGGAGGCCTGGTTTGACGATTTCTCCATCGAGCCGCTGGCTTCTGCCTCTATCGCCCAGGTACACACTGCGCGCCTGAAAGAGAATGGCAAAGAGGTGGTCATCAAGGTGATCCGCCCGGATATTGTGCCGGTTATCAAAGCGGATATGAAACTCATCTATCGCCTCGCGCGCTGGGTACCGCGTCTGCTGCCGGACGGTCGTCGTCTGCGCCCGCAGGAAGTAGTTCGCGAATACGAGAAAACGCTGCTGGATGAACTCAACCTGCTGCGTGAATCGGCCAACGCCATTCAATTGCGCCGCAACTTTGAAGACAGCCCAATGCTCTATGTCCCTGAGGTTTATTCAGACTACTGCAGCGAAGGCATGATGGTGATGGAGCGGATTTACGGCATTCCGGTTTCCGATGTCGTTGCTCTGGAAGCGCAAAATACCAACATGAAGCTGCTGGCCGAGCGCGGCGTGCAGGTCTTTTTCACCCAGGTCTTCCGCGACAGCTTCTTCCATGCTGATATGCATCCGGGCAATATTTTTGTCAGCTATGAACACCCGGAGGACCCGCAGTACATCGGTATCGACTGCGGTATTGTCGGCTCGCTGAACAAAGAGGATAAGCGCTACCTGGCGGAAAACTTCATCGCCTTCTTTAACCGTGATTATCGCAAAGTTGCGGAGCTGCACGTTGATTCTGGCTGGGTACCTGCGGATACCAACGTTGAAGAGTTTGAGTTTGCCATTCGCACCGTCTGCGAGCCTATTTTTGAAAAGCCGCTGGCGGAGATCTCCTTTGGTCATGTGCTGCTGAACCTGTTTAACACCGCGCGACGCTTCAATATGGAAGTGCAGCCGCAGCTGGTTCTGTTGCAGAAAACATTACTTTACGTAGAAGGGGTAGGCCGTCAGCTCTATCCTCAGTTAGACTTGTGGAAAACGGCGAAACCGTTCCTGGAGTCGTGGATTAAGGATCAGGTTGGCATTCCGGCGCTGGTGCGCGCGTTTAAAGAAAAAGCGCCGTTCTGGATTGAGAGAATGCCGGAAATACCTGAGCTGGTGTACCAAAGCTTGCAACAAAGCAAGCAGTTGCAGAATAGCGTCGATACCATCGTGCGTGACATCCGGGTGCGGCATGTGCGCCAGGGGCAGTCTCGTTACTTGTTTGGTATAGGTGCGGTTTTACTGCTGAGTGGTACGCTGTTATTCATCCACCGCCCGGAATGGGGCATGATGCCCGGCTGGCTGATGGCCGCTGGCGTCGTAACCTGGCTTATCGGCTGGCGAAAGACGAACTGA
- the ubiJ gene encoding ubiquinone biosynthesis protein UbiJ — protein MPFKSLVSAGIETVLNTFLWRDQALKPARQRLLGKVLRVELQELSAPVVLVFSERQVDVLGAWEGEADCTVITRLSVLPQLRNRQQLTALIRSGDLEVQGDLQVVQNTVTLCDLAEFDPAELLAPYTGDIVAEGFSKVLRGGTRFLLQGAQRQQRYVAEAITEEWRLAPGPLELAWFVEETAAVERALAALEKRLETLEGK, from the coding sequence ATGCCTTTCAAATCACTGGTTTCCGCCGGTATTGAGACGGTCCTGAATACTTTCCTCTGGCGCGACCAGGCGCTTAAACCTGCCCGGCAGCGGCTGCTGGGGAAAGTGCTGCGCGTCGAGTTGCAAGAACTTTCCGCACCCGTGGTGCTGGTTTTTAGCGAGCGTCAGGTAGACGTGCTGGGCGCATGGGAAGGCGAAGCCGATTGTACCGTGATTACCCGCCTCAGCGTGCTCCCGCAATTACGTAACCGCCAGCAGCTGACGGCGCTGATTCGCAGCGGCGATCTCGAAGTGCAGGGGGATTTGCAGGTGGTACAAAATACCGTCACCCTGTGCGATCTGGCTGAATTCGACCCGGCTGAACTATTGGCCCCGTATACTGGCGATATCGTTGCGGAAGGCTTCAGTAAAGTATTACGCGGCGGCACTCGCTTTCTTTTACAGGGCGCTCAGCGCCAGCAGCGTTATGTCGCGGAGGCGATCACCGAAGAGTGGCGTCTGGCACCGGGACCGCTGGAGCTGGCCTGGTTTGTTGAGGAAACCGCTGCTGTGGAACGAGCCCTGGCCGCGCTGGAAAAACGGCTGGAAACGCTGGAGGGCAAATGA
- the ubiE gene encoding bifunctional demethylmenaquinone methyltransferase/2-methoxy-6-polyprenyl-1,4-benzoquinol methylase UbiE yields the protein MVEDSQETTHFGFQTVAKEQKADMVAHVFHSVAAKYDVMNDLMSFGIHRLWKRFTIDCSGVRRGQTVLDLAGGTGDLTAKFSRLVGETGRVMLADINDSMLKMGREKLRNIGIIGNVEYVQANAEALPFADNTFDCITISFGLRNVTDKEKALRSMYRVLKPGGRLLVLEFSKPIMEPLSKAYDAYSFHILPRVGELVAKDAESYRYLAESIRMHPDQDTLKGMMQDAGFESVDYYNLTAGIVALHRGYKF from the coding sequence ATGGTTGAGGATTCACAAGAAACGACGCATTTTGGCTTTCAGACTGTCGCCAAAGAACAGAAAGCTGACATGGTGGCGCATGTATTTCATTCTGTAGCTGCAAAATATGATGTGATGAACGATTTAATGTCGTTCGGTATTCATCGTTTGTGGAAGCGTTTCACCATCGATTGCAGCGGCGTCCGTCGTGGGCAGACCGTGCTGGATCTGGCCGGCGGTACCGGCGACCTGACGGCGAAATTCTCCCGTCTGGTGGGCGAAACCGGCCGCGTGATGCTGGCGGATATCAATGATTCTATGCTGAAGATGGGCCGCGAAAAGCTGCGTAATATCGGCATTATCGGTAATGTGGAATATGTCCAGGCTAACGCTGAAGCGCTACCTTTTGCAGATAACACCTTTGACTGCATCACTATCTCTTTCGGCCTGCGTAATGTCACCGATAAAGAAAAAGCGCTGCGCTCTATGTATCGCGTGCTCAAACCGGGCGGTCGCCTGCTGGTACTGGAGTTCTCGAAGCCAATAATGGAGCCGCTGAGCAAAGCCTACGATGCCTATTCCTTCCATATCTTGCCGCGCGTGGGCGAGCTGGTTGCAAAAGATGCCGAAAGCTATCGCTATCTTGCTGAATCTATTCGAATGCACCCCGATCAGGACACCCTGAAAGGCATGATGCAGGACGCAGGTTTTGAAAGCGTCGACTACTACAACCTGACGGCCGGTATCGTTGCGCTGCACCGCGGTTACAAGTTCTGA
- the rmuC gene encoding DNA recombination protein RmuC — translation MDISIIISAVVALAAGLIVGWLATKARADQIRADLIEERRELDIELSAARQQLVQESHWREECELLNNELRSLRDINTSLEADLREVTTRLESTQLHAEDKIRQMVNSEQRLSEQFENLANRIFEHSNRRVDEQNRQSLHGLLTPLREQLDGFRRQVQESFGQEARERHTLAHEIRNLQQLNAQMAQEALNLTRALKGDNKTQGNWGEVVLTRVLEASGLREGHEYQTQVSIETDNRSRMQPDVIVRLPQGKDVVIDAKMTLVAYERYFNADDDYTRETALQEHIASVRNHMRLLGRKDYQQLPGLRSLDYVLMFIPVEPAFLLAIDRQPELISEALKNNIMLVSPTTLLVALRTIANLWRYEHQSRNAQKIAERAGRLYDKMRLFVDDMSAIGQSLDKAQDNYRQAMKKLASGRGNLLVQAESFRGLGVEVKRGINPDLVEQATAQDDEYRLEDEDNPPEDNDFSSDSAAAAVYDGRSQPR, via the coding sequence GTGGATATCTCGATTATTATTAGTGCCGTTGTGGCGCTGGCCGCTGGGCTGATTGTGGGCTGGCTGGCGACCAAAGCGCGCGCCGACCAAATCCGAGCCGACCTCATCGAAGAGCGTCGCGAGCTGGATATTGAGCTGAGCGCTGCCCGCCAACAACTGGTGCAGGAGTCCCACTGGCGCGAAGAGTGCGAGCTGCTCAATAACGAACTGCGCAGCCTGCGTGATATCAACACCTCGCTGGAGGCCGATCTCCGTGAGGTGACTACCCGCCTTGAATCCACGCAACTGCATGCGGAAGATAAAATTCGCCAGATGGTCAACAGCGAGCAGCGCCTTAGCGAGCAGTTCGAGAATCTGGCAAACCGAATATTCGAGCACAGCAACCGACGGGTGGATGAGCAGAATCGCCAGAGCCTGCACGGCCTGCTGACGCCGTTACGCGAGCAACTGGATGGTTTTCGTCGTCAGGTTCAGGAGAGTTTCGGTCAGGAGGCGCGGGAGCGTCACACTCTGGCCCATGAAATCCGTAATCTTCAGCAGCTCAATGCGCAAATGGCGCAGGAAGCGCTAAACCTGACGCGCGCGCTGAAGGGCGATAACAAAACTCAGGGCAACTGGGGGGAAGTGGTATTGACCCGCGTGCTGGAAGCTTCCGGGCTGCGGGAGGGCCACGAATATCAAACGCAGGTGAGCATCGAAACCGACAACCGCTCACGGATGCAGCCGGATGTGATCGTGCGTCTTCCGCAGGGCAAAGATGTGGTTATTGATGCCAAGATGACACTGGTCGCCTATGAACGCTACTTTAATGCCGATGATGATTACACCCGCGAGACCGCACTACAGGAGCATATTGCTTCCGTCCGCAATCATATGCGTCTGCTGGGTCGCAAGGATTATCAACAGCTGCCGGGGCTGCGATCGCTCGACTACGTTCTGATGTTTATCCCCGTTGAACCCGCCTTCCTGCTGGCGATTGACCGTCAGCCGGAGCTGATTAGCGAAGCGCTGAAGAACAACATTATGCTGGTTAGTCCGACTACGCTGCTGGTCGCGCTGCGTACCATCGCTAACCTGTGGCGCTATGAGCATCAGAGCCGTAACGCGCAGAAAATTGCCGAAAGAGCGGGGCGCCTGTATGACAAAATGCGCCTGTTTGTCGACGATATGTCCGCCATTGGGCAGAGTCTCGATAAAGCGCAGGATAACTACCGTCAGGCGATGAAAAAGCTCGCTTCCGGGCGCGGTAATCTGCTCGTTCAGGCGGAATCATTCCGCGGACTGGGCGTGGAGGTCAAACGTGGGATTAATCCTGACTTAGTCGAACAGGCCACAGCGCAGGATGATGAATACCGTCTTGAGGACGAAGACAACCCACCGGAAGATAACGATTTTTCATCAGATTCCGCGGCAGCTGCAGTATACGATGGCCGCTCTCAGCCGCGTTGA
- a CDS encoding IclR family transcriptional regulator translates to MLKETQHIAGAQTLLRGLAVIDAVAMGHRDLKSISEFTATPRSTAHRLASALVEQRYLRYAANVGYDLGPRLIELGARALDTISLPALARPWLQKLADSTKDTVHLGVREGDEVLYLEKINSQRGLEMRSRPGHRMPLALTGIGKALLINDSEDDLRDLFLRQGTEHSLQRFLTCMQRYAHGGYAFDLEENEPTIRCVAAPIFDAHNQLIAAISVASTATYMSRDRMDALIPLVRSHAGHISAELGWAG, encoded by the coding sequence ATGCTAAAAGAGACGCAGCACATTGCAGGAGCACAGACATTACTCCGTGGATTAGCGGTGATTGATGCCGTGGCAATGGGGCACAGAGACTTAAAATCCATCAGCGAATTCACCGCCACGCCCAGGAGCACGGCGCATCGTCTGGCTTCCGCACTCGTGGAACAGCGCTATCTGCGCTATGCCGCAAATGTCGGCTATGACCTCGGCCCTCGGCTAATTGAACTGGGCGCGCGAGCCCTGGATACCATCTCACTACCGGCACTGGCTCGCCCATGGTTACAAAAGCTCGCCGATAGCACCAAAGACACCGTGCATCTGGGCGTGCGCGAAGGTGATGAAGTGCTGTATCTGGAGAAAATTAACAGTCAGCGGGGACTGGAAATGCGTTCCCGTCCAGGCCACCGGATGCCGCTGGCGCTAACCGGAATCGGCAAGGCCTTGTTGATCAATGATTCTGAGGATGACCTGCGGGATCTCTTTCTTCGCCAGGGCACAGAGCACTCTCTGCAGCGCTTTCTGACCTGTATGCAGCGTTACGCCCATGGCGGTTACGCGTTCGACCTGGAAGAAAACGAACCGACCATTCGCTGCGTAGCGGCTCCAATCTTTGATGCCCACAATCAGCTCATCGCCGCCATATCCGTCGCCAGCACCGCGACCTATATGTCACGGGATCGAATGGATGCCCTGATTCCGCTGGTCCGTTCCCATGCAGGCCATATTTCGGCGGAGCTTGGCTGGGCGGGTTAA
- a CDS encoding 2-dehydro-3-deoxygalactonokinase, with protein MDNHTRLLALDWGTTSLRAWRLGDDGQQLESRDLPYGIMKLPANKGGRLAAFQEVFLAACGDWLQTTGCREVIACGMVGSAQGWKEAAYLPCPTGLTDLAKQLCSLEVSPAIRLSIIPGLAVNGDDPEVMRGEETQVFGILCSQSEDSGEMIIGMPGTHSKWALAQHNHVLGFRTFMTGELFDVLKNHSILGATMQPSPETDWQVFDDGVATAIRQKEAGLLSTLFSTRTKLLAGQISSQQQSDYLSGLVIGHELVGLRQTLLADEERRLNTPIVLTGNPTLCERYQRAFRQTIADRPIQFIAQATVAGLWQIALRARLIHGA; from the coding sequence ATGGATAACCACACGCGTTTATTAGCACTGGACTGGGGAACGACATCGCTGCGCGCCTGGCGCCTTGGCGATGACGGCCAGCAGCTTGAGTCCAGAGATCTTCCCTACGGGATCATGAAGTTACCCGCCAACAAAGGGGGGAGACTCGCGGCGTTCCAGGAGGTCTTTCTCGCGGCCTGCGGCGACTGGCTACAGACCACCGGCTGCCGGGAAGTTATCGCTTGCGGGATGGTTGGCAGCGCCCAGGGCTGGAAAGAAGCCGCTTATTTACCGTGTCCAACGGGCCTGACTGACCTTGCTAAACAGCTCTGTTCACTGGAGGTATCGCCTGCAATACGCCTTTCAATCATTCCGGGTCTGGCGGTTAATGGTGACGATCCGGAAGTGATGCGCGGTGAAGAAACGCAAGTTTTCGGCATCCTGTGCAGCCAGAGTGAAGATAGCGGCGAAATGATTATCGGCATGCCGGGAACGCATTCCAAATGGGCGCTGGCGCAGCATAACCACGTGCTGGGGTTCCGCACATTTATGACCGGCGAACTCTTCGATGTCCTGAAAAATCACTCCATTCTTGGCGCCACAATGCAGCCCTCGCCAGAAACAGACTGGCAGGTATTTGATGATGGCGTCGCGACAGCTATCCGCCAAAAAGAAGCAGGGCTGCTTTCCACGCTCTTCTCGACGCGCACCAAACTGCTGGCCGGACAAATCTCAAGCCAACAGCAGTCTGACTATCTTTCCGGACTGGTTATCGGCCATGAGCTTGTTGGCTTGCGCCAGACGCTACTGGCTGATGAGGAACGACGCCTGAACACGCCGATCGTACTGACCGGCAACCCAACCCTGTGCGAACGCTATCAGCGAGCCTTTCGTCAGACGATAGCGGATCGCCCAATTC